The following proteins are co-located in the Scylla paramamosain isolate STU-SP2022 chromosome 37, ASM3559412v1, whole genome shotgun sequence genome:
- the LOC135091309 gene encoding uncharacterized protein LOC135091309, translating into MGRVPTKGVKWLWWWRVVAVVVVVMVVVVVGPWRQRYSEHLLRSLKGPLPADDPELLHYLRQEVLEPPSGEPYKPGTDLLRIQVPSVAFYSDSVEGLFGDERGGFFVEAGALDGESMSNTLWLERERGWTGLLVEADHAAFLALRDKRRRAWAANVCLAPTPYPARAAFRTSSQPTSIGFITDIKHRAMNSLVEFADEKVIRSLPTNR; encoded by the exons ATGGGCCGAGTACCTACGAAGGGCGTaaagtggctgtggtggtggcgggtagtggcggtggtggtggtggtgatggtggtggtggtggtgggtccgTGGAGACAGAGGTACTCAG aACACCTATTGAGATCATTAAAGGGGCCCTTACCTGCCGACGACCCTGAGTTGCTTCATTATCTTCGACAGGAG GTACTGGAGCCGCCCTCTGGTGAACCTTACAAGCCTGGCACGGATTTGCTAAGGATCCAAGTGCCTAGTGTTGCCTTCTACAGTGACAGTGTTGAGGGTCTGTTTGGTgatgag CGCGGCGGCTTCTTCGTGGAGGCGGGGGCGCTGGACGGCGAGAGCATGTCCAACACGCTGTGGCTGGAGCGGGAGCGAGGCTGGACGGGGCTGCTGGTGGAGGCTGACCACGCCGCCTTCCTCGCCCTCAGGGACAAGCGGCGCAGGGCGTGGGCGGCCAACGTATGCCTGGCGCCCACGCCCTACCCAgccagg gcCGCCTTCCGCACCAGCAGCCAGCCCACCAGTATAGGCTTCATCACTGACATCAAGCACCGCGCCATGAACAGCCTGGTGGAGTTTGCCGACGAAAAGGTGATTAGGAGTTTGCCGACGAACAGGTGA